In Clostridia bacterium, one genomic interval encodes:
- a CDS encoding DUF1614 domain-containing protein yields MPNYFPIGLILLGILLILMLFGVTQRLFDKLKISTLWAVILVIAIGAGYFIPNIRVTNVFSFNIGGFIIPLVISLYMLFSMGWTSDMLRAWVSTIITAGVVLLLYWVIPTNTMTMQIVAAVIVGIAAGALSYLIGRSRRGAFFSSIMGIYIGETVRFLINYYGRGIDTRLGLGIGSMFDTLIIAAVSAMLLAIAIGEIRDRMVTETRAKHRYSYEAGEFYDYDRHRGYQNTKSYSDSHYNNMAEAEHPEDYNDYFRDD; encoded by the coding sequence ATGCCGAATTATTTTCCGATTGGATTAATTTTACTAGGTATTTTACTAATTTTAATGCTGTTCGGTGTCACTCAACGATTATTCGACAAGTTAAAAATTTCTACACTATGGGCCGTTATATTAGTAATAGCTATAGGTGCAGGATATTTTATACCAAACATCAGAGTAACTAATGTGTTTTCGTTTAATATAGGCGGATTTATAATACCTTTAGTTATTAGTTTGTATATGTTGTTTTCAATGGGCTGGACATCAGACATGCTTAGAGCGTGGGTTTCCACGATTATTACTGCTGGCGTAGTTTTACTTTTGTATTGGGTAATTCCTACAAACACAATGACTATGCAGATTGTAGCTGCTGTAATAGTAGGTATAGCTGCTGGCGCTTTGAGCTATTTGATAGGACGAAGCCGCAGAGGTGCTTTTTTCTCTTCAATAATGGGTATTTATATTGGCGAAACCGTCAGATTTTTGATTAATTACTATGGACGAGGAATAGATACAAGACTAGGTCTTGGCATAGGCTCGATGTTTGATACCTTAATTATTGCAGCCGTATCTGCGATGTTACTAGCAATAGCTATTGGAGAAATTAGAGACAGAATGGTTACTGAAACCAGAGCTAAACACAGATACAGCTATGAAGCTGGTGAGTTCTATGACTATGATAGACATAGAGGATACCAAAATACAAAATCTTATTCAGATAGCCATTATAATAACATGGCTGAAGCTGAACATCCTGAAGATTATAACGATTACTTCAGAGATGACTGA
- a CDS encoding peptidylprolyl isomerase has translation MSEQKNTISKKNIIIRWIIIITALLTAAALLTVSIVLLNKKQFPYSSDPIAKITLNNGMELYFELYADSAPLAVGNFVYRANNGYYNQTIIHNYKKTPDGGFYIESGKNYNASMTLKDKYSDREDMKFSVKKDSNSLGNTYLTKKYYLSTSLSNSNSRASSEFRICLKESSMTSDSSSIFGVVFGNAYDQRTKDNLDQLYNQILEDQTSDFNNGNNTPSKYISITGIKILTEKDYWKNFDYKKEWTKDQDYFLV, from the coding sequence ATGAGCGAGCAAAAAAACACTATAAGCAAAAAAAATATCATAATAAGATGGATAATAATTATTACGGCCTTATTAACAGCTGCAGCATTATTAACAGTATCTATAGTTTTACTTAATAAAAAGCAATTTCCTTATTCTTCAGATCCTATCGCTAAGATTACATTGAATAATGGAATGGAATTATATTTTGAATTATATGCAGATTCTGCGCCTTTGGCTGTAGGCAATTTTGTTTATAGAGCTAATAATGGGTACTACAATCAAACTATAATTCATAATTATAAAAAAACTCCTGATGGCGGATTTTATATAGAAAGTGGCAAAAACTATAATGCAAGTATGACTTTAAAAGATAAATATAGTGATAGAGAAGATATGAAATTTAGTGTAAAAAAAGATTCAAATTCTTTAGGAAATACATATTTGACTAAAAAATATTATCTTTCAACTTCTCTTTCTAATTCCAATAGCAGAGCAAGTTCTGAGTTTAGGATATGTCTTAAAGAAAGCAGTATGACAAGTGATTCAAGCAGTATATTTGGGGTTGTATTTGGAAATGCCTATGATCAAAGGACCAAAGACAATCTGGATCAATTATATAATCAAATTTTAGAGGATCAAACTTCTGATTTTAATAATGGAAATAATACGCCTTCAAAATATATATCAATAACAGGCATAAAGATTTTGACAGAAAAAGATTATTGGAAGAACTTTGATTATAAAAAAGAATGGACTAAGGATCAGGATTATTTTTTGGTATAA